A region from the Anoplolepis gracilipes chromosome 2, ASM4749672v1, whole genome shotgun sequence genome encodes:
- the LOC140676257 gene encoding uncharacterized protein has protein sequence MWSSSRTNPNGRLVETWAAVEDLRILNQGSGNTFVGTGSIVDLTWASPAALRRVSEWRVLDHVETGSDHLYVWFRVVLTRDGTIPPPTTASPRRLRWALKKLDEDKLLACIHTACWPDEGRTGDITDLNVEADRLMSGVVDACAASMPLVPEGSVRRTYWWASEIAALRSECAH, from the coding sequence ATGTGGAGTTCCTCGCGAACGAATCCCAATGGAAGGCTGGTGGAGACTTGGGCCGCTGTCGAGGACCTTCGGATCCTCAACCAGGGCAGCGGCAACACATTTGTGGGCACCGGGTCCATCGTGGATCTCACGTGGGCTAGCCCCGCTGCCCTGCGAAGGGTGTCGGAGTGGCGCGTGTTGGACCACGTAGAAACCGGATCAGACCACTTATACGTCTGGTTCCGGGTGGTCCTCACGCGCGACGGCACCATACCTCCGCCAACAACGGCGTCTCCGAGGAGGTTGAGATGGGCCCTCAAAAAGCTGGATGAGGACAAACTTCTGGCTTGCATCCATACGGCCTGCTGGCCCGACGAAGGCAGGACGGGTGATATCACCGACCTCAATGTCGAGGCAGATCGCCTCATGTCTGGGGTCGTCGACGCGTGCGCCGCGTCAATGCCCCTTGTCCCGGAAGGGTCGGTGAGAAGGACCTACTGGTGGGCGTCGGAGATCGCTGCCTTACGATCTGAATGCGCCCACTAG